A single region of the Hippoglossus hippoglossus isolate fHipHip1 chromosome 17, fHipHip1.pri, whole genome shotgun sequence genome encodes:
- the fubp1 gene encoding far upstream element-binding protein 1 isoform X16, which produces MKAAILSRRAAEEDMADYSNVAPPSSNSGGGMNDAFKDALQRARQIAAKIGGDGVAAPPSNEFGYGGQKRPLEDADQPETKKVATSDAFSGMGGMGGAPRSLSEEFKVPDGMVGFIIGRGGEQISRLQQESGCKIQIAPDSGGMPDRSVTLTGPPEAIQGAKRLLSEIVEKGRPAPAFHHNDGPGMTVQEIMVPASKAGLVIGKGGETIKSLQERAGVKMVMIQDGPQNTGADKPLRISGEPFKVQQAKEMVMELIRDQGFREQRGEYGSRIGGGGGGGGGGGGGGGGGNGGGGGGGDSLDVPVPRFAVGIVIGRNGEMIKKIQNDTGVRIQFKPDDGSTPDRIAQIMGPPDQAQHAAEIISDLLRSVQAGGPPGHGGGGGGGGGGGGRGRGRGQGNWNMGPPGGLQEFTFTVPTMKTGLIIGKGGETIKGISQQSGARIELQRNPPPNADPNIKMFTVRGSPQQIDYARQLVEEKIGGPVTPMGGPHGPPGPHGGPGPHGPPGPPGPPGAPMGPYNPGPYNQGPPGPHGPPAPYQPQGWGNGYPHWQQGQPDPNVSGPDKAAADANAAAWAAYYAQYGQQPQTPMTPTSGAPGTTQTNGQGQQSQQPQDYTKAWEEYYKKQGQAAPQATAAAAASQPGGQPDYSAAWAEYYRQQAAYYGTTSPQAMGAAPQAPQGQ; this is translated from the exons ATGAAAGCCGCCATCTTGTCGCGCcgagcagcagaagaagacaTGGCTGACTACAGCAACGTGGCTCCCCCGTCCTCTAACTCCGGTGGCGGGATGAACGACGCTTTTAAAGATGCTCTGCAGCGAGCACGACAG ATCGCAGCGAAGATCGGAGGCGATGGCGTCGCGGCTCCTCCATCAAATGAGTTTGGCTACGGAGGCCAGAAAAGGCCCCTGGAGGACGCTG ACCAGCCAGAGACGAAGAAAGTGGCTACAAGTGATG cCTTTTCAGGAATGGGAGGAATGGGTGGTGCCCCAAG GTCATTGTCAGAAGAGTTCAAGGTCCCAGATGGAATGGTCGGCTTCA TCATTGGAAGAGGGGGCGAACAAATATCACGTCTGCAGCAGGAATCTGGCTGTAAAATACAGATTGCCCCTG ACAGCGGTGGCATGCCAGACAGGTCGGTGACGTTAACGGGACCACCAGAAGCAATCCA GGGTGCAAAGAGACTACTATCAGAGATTGTTGAGAAGGGACGTCCAGCTCCAGCGTTCCATCACAACGACGGTCCGGGAATGACTGTTCAGGAGATCATGGTCCCTGCCTCTAAAGCCGGACTTGTCATTGGAAAGGGTGGAGAAACCATCAAAAGCCTTCAG GAACGAGCCGGGGTGAAGATGGTCATGATCCAAGATGGACCCCAAAACACAGGCGCAGACAAGCCACTTCGAATTTCAGGAGAGCCCTTTAAAGTTCAG CAAGCCAAAGAAATGGTCATGGAGCTGATCAGAGACCAGGGCTTCAGAGAGCAGAGGGGCGAGTATGGTTCGAGAattggaggaggtggaggaggcggcggtggtggaggaggtggtggcggcggcggcaatggaggaggaggcggaggaggagatAGCTTGGAC GTCCCCGTCCCCCGGTTTGCTGTGGGTATCGTCATTGGCAGAAATGGAGAGATGATCAAGAAGATACAGAATGACACGGGCGTCCGGATTCAGTTTAAACCAG ATGACGGCAGCACACCAGACAGAATAGCACAGATCATGGGCCCCCCTGACCAGGCTCAACACGCAGCAGAGATCATATCTGACCTGCTGAGGAGTGTTCAGGCTGGAGGACCCCCAGGacatggtggtggtggcggcggaggaggcggcggcggcggcagagGGCGTGGCCGTGGGCAGGGCAACTGGAACATggggccccctggtggcctaCAGGAGTTTACCTTCACGGTCCCAACTATGAAGACAGGCCTCATCATTGGAAAAG GTGGTGAGACAATCAAGGGCATCAGCCAACAGTCCGGAGCCAGGATTGAGCTACAGAGGAATCCTCCACCCAACGCTGATCCCAACATCAAAATGTTCACAGTCAGAGGCTCCCCCCAACAGATCGACTACGCCAGgcagctggtggaggagaaaaTCGGA ggacCAGTCACACCAATGGGCGGCCCACATGGTCCCCCTGGTCCACATGGAGGCCCAGGCCCACATGGTCCTCCTGGGCCACCTGGACCTCCCGGGGCTCCCATGGGTCCATACAACCCTGGACCATATAACCAGGGACCTCCAGGGCCACA tgGTCCTCCCGCACCTTACCAGCCTCAGGGATGGGGCAATGGCTACCCACACTGGCAGCAGGGACAACCTGATCCAA ACGTTTCTGGTCCAGataaagcagcagctgatgccAACGCAGCAGCGTGGGCAGCCTACTACGCTCAGTACGGACAACAGCCACAGACGCCCATGACCCCAACAAGTGGCGCTCCCGGCACAACTCAAACAAACGGCCAAg GTCAACAGAGTCAACAACCTCAGGACTACACGAAAGCCTGGGAGGAATATTACAAGAAGCAAG GTCAAGCGGCCCCTCAGGCcactgcagcagcggcagcctCCCAGCCTGGAGGCCAGCCTGACTACAGCGCTGCCTGGGCGGAGTACTACCGGCAGCAGGCTGCGTACTATGGTACAACGAGCCCTCAGGCGATGGGTGCAGCACCACAAGCCCCTCAG GGCCAGTAA
- the fubp1 gene encoding far upstream element-binding protein 1 isoform X19 has translation MKAAILSRRAAEEDMADYSNVAPPSSNSGGGMNDAFKDALQRARQIAAKIGGDGVAAPPSNEFGYGGQKRPLEDADQPETKKVATSDAFSGMGGMGGAPRSLSEEFKVPDGMVGFIIGRGGEQISRLQQESGCKIQIAPDSGGMPDRSVTLTGPPEAIQGAKRLLSEIVEKGRPAPAFHHNDGPGMTVQEIMVPASKAGLVIGKGGETIKSLQERAGVKMVMIQDGPQNTGADKPLRISGEPFKVQQAKEMVMELIRDQGFREQRGEYGSRIGGGGGGGGGGGGGGGGGNGGGGGGGDSLDVPVPRFAVGIVIGRNGEMIKKIQNDTGVRIQFKPDDGSTPDRIAQIMGPPDQAQHAAEIISDLLRSVQAGGPPGHGGGGGGGGGGGGRGRGRGQGNWNMGPPGGLQEFTFTVPTMKTGLIIGKGGETIKGISQQSGARIELQRNPPPNADPNIKMFTVRGSPQQIDYARQLVEEKIGGPVTPMGGPHGPPGPHGGPGPHGPPGPPGPPGAPMGPYNPGPYNQGPPGPHGPPAPYQPQGWGNGYPHWQQGQPDPNKAAADANAAAWAAYYAQYGQQPQTPMTPTSGAPGTTQTNGQGQQSQQPQDYTKAWEEYYKKQGQAAPQATAAAAASQPGGQPDYSAAWAEYYRQQAAYYGTTSPQAMGAAPQAPQGQ, from the exons ATGAAAGCCGCCATCTTGTCGCGCcgagcagcagaagaagacaTGGCTGACTACAGCAACGTGGCTCCCCCGTCCTCTAACTCCGGTGGCGGGATGAACGACGCTTTTAAAGATGCTCTGCAGCGAGCACGACAG ATCGCAGCGAAGATCGGAGGCGATGGCGTCGCGGCTCCTCCATCAAATGAGTTTGGCTACGGAGGCCAGAAAAGGCCCCTGGAGGACGCTG ACCAGCCAGAGACGAAGAAAGTGGCTACAAGTGATG cCTTTTCAGGAATGGGAGGAATGGGTGGTGCCCCAAG GTCATTGTCAGAAGAGTTCAAGGTCCCAGATGGAATGGTCGGCTTCA TCATTGGAAGAGGGGGCGAACAAATATCACGTCTGCAGCAGGAATCTGGCTGTAAAATACAGATTGCCCCTG ACAGCGGTGGCATGCCAGACAGGTCGGTGACGTTAACGGGACCACCAGAAGCAATCCA GGGTGCAAAGAGACTACTATCAGAGATTGTTGAGAAGGGACGTCCAGCTCCAGCGTTCCATCACAACGACGGTCCGGGAATGACTGTTCAGGAGATCATGGTCCCTGCCTCTAAAGCCGGACTTGTCATTGGAAAGGGTGGAGAAACCATCAAAAGCCTTCAG GAACGAGCCGGGGTGAAGATGGTCATGATCCAAGATGGACCCCAAAACACAGGCGCAGACAAGCCACTTCGAATTTCAGGAGAGCCCTTTAAAGTTCAG CAAGCCAAAGAAATGGTCATGGAGCTGATCAGAGACCAGGGCTTCAGAGAGCAGAGGGGCGAGTATGGTTCGAGAattggaggaggtggaggaggcggcggtggtggaggaggtggtggcggcggcggcaatggaggaggaggcggaggaggagatAGCTTGGAC GTCCCCGTCCCCCGGTTTGCTGTGGGTATCGTCATTGGCAGAAATGGAGAGATGATCAAGAAGATACAGAATGACACGGGCGTCCGGATTCAGTTTAAACCAG ATGACGGCAGCACACCAGACAGAATAGCACAGATCATGGGCCCCCCTGACCAGGCTCAACACGCAGCAGAGATCATATCTGACCTGCTGAGGAGTGTTCAGGCTGGAGGACCCCCAGGacatggtggtggtggcggcggaggaggcggcggcggcggcagagGGCGTGGCCGTGGGCAGGGCAACTGGAACATggggccccctggtggcctaCAGGAGTTTACCTTCACGGTCCCAACTATGAAGACAGGCCTCATCATTGGAAAAG GTGGTGAGACAATCAAGGGCATCAGCCAACAGTCCGGAGCCAGGATTGAGCTACAGAGGAATCCTCCACCCAACGCTGATCCCAACATCAAAATGTTCACAGTCAGAGGCTCCCCCCAACAGATCGACTACGCCAGgcagctggtggaggagaaaaTCGGA ggacCAGTCACACCAATGGGCGGCCCACATGGTCCCCCTGGTCCACATGGAGGCCCAGGCCCACATGGTCCTCCTGGGCCACCTGGACCTCCCGGGGCTCCCATGGGTCCATACAACCCTGGACCATATAACCAGGGACCTCCAGGGCCACA tgGTCCTCCCGCACCTTACCAGCCTCAGGGATGGGGCAATGGCTACCCACACTGGCAGCAGGGACAACCTGATCCAA ataaagcagcagctgatgccAACGCAGCAGCGTGGGCAGCCTACTACGCTCAGTACGGACAACAGCCACAGACGCCCATGACCCCAACAAGTGGCGCTCCCGGCACAACTCAAACAAACGGCCAAg GTCAACAGAGTCAACAACCTCAGGACTACACGAAAGCCTGGGAGGAATATTACAAGAAGCAAG GTCAAGCGGCCCCTCAGGCcactgcagcagcggcagcctCCCAGCCTGGAGGCCAGCCTGACTACAGCGCTGCCTGGGCGGAGTACTACCGGCAGCAGGCTGCGTACTATGGTACAACGAGCCCTCAGGCGATGGGTGCAGCACCACAAGCCCCTCAG GGCCAGTAA
- the fubp1 gene encoding far upstream element-binding protein 1 isoform X15, producing MKAAILSRRAAEEDMADYSNVAPPSSNSGGGMNDAFKDALQRARQIAAKIGGDGVAAPPSNEFGYGGQKRPLEDAGGYFPMPNLNIDQPETKKVATSDAFSGMGGMGGAPRSLSEEFKVPDGMVGFIIGRGGEQISRLQQESGCKIQIAPDSGGMPDRSVTLTGPPEAIQGAKRLLSEIVEKGRPAPAFHHNDGPGMTVQEIMVPASKAGLVIGKGGETIKSLQERAGVKMVMIQDGPQNTGADKPLRISGEPFKVQQAKEMVMELIRDQGFREQRGEYGSRIGGGGGGGGGGGGGGGGGNGGGGGGGDSLDVPVPRFAVGIVIGRNGEMIKKIQNDTGVRIQFKPDDGSTPDRIAQIMGPPDQAQHAAEIISDLLRSVQAGGPPGHGGGGGGGGGGGGRGRGRGQGNWNMGPPGGLQEFTFTVPTMKTGLIIGKGGETIKGISQQSGARIELQRNPPPNADPNIKMFTVRGSPQQIDYARQLVEEKIGGPVTPMGGPHGPPGPHGGPGPHGPPGPPGPPGAPMGPYNPGPYNQGPPGPHGPPAPYQPQGWGNGYPHWQQGQPDPNKAAADANAAAWAAYYAQYGQQPQTPMTPTSGAPGTTQTNGQGQQSQQPQDYTKAWEEYYKKQGQAAPQATAAAAASQPGGQPDYSAAWAEYYRQQAAYYGTTSPQAMGAAPQAPQGQ from the exons ATGAAAGCCGCCATCTTGTCGCGCcgagcagcagaagaagacaTGGCTGACTACAGCAACGTGGCTCCCCCGTCCTCTAACTCCGGTGGCGGGATGAACGACGCTTTTAAAGATGCTCTGCAGCGAGCACGACAG ATCGCAGCGAAGATCGGAGGCGATGGCGTCGCGGCTCCTCCATCAAATGAGTTTGGCTACGGAGGCCAGAAAAGGCCCCTGGAGGACGCTGGTGGGTATTTTCCCATGCCTAACCTGAATATCG ACCAGCCAGAGACGAAGAAAGTGGCTACAAGTGATG cCTTTTCAGGAATGGGAGGAATGGGTGGTGCCCCAAG GTCATTGTCAGAAGAGTTCAAGGTCCCAGATGGAATGGTCGGCTTCA TCATTGGAAGAGGGGGCGAACAAATATCACGTCTGCAGCAGGAATCTGGCTGTAAAATACAGATTGCCCCTG ACAGCGGTGGCATGCCAGACAGGTCGGTGACGTTAACGGGACCACCAGAAGCAATCCA GGGTGCAAAGAGACTACTATCAGAGATTGTTGAGAAGGGACGTCCAGCTCCAGCGTTCCATCACAACGACGGTCCGGGAATGACTGTTCAGGAGATCATGGTCCCTGCCTCTAAAGCCGGACTTGTCATTGGAAAGGGTGGAGAAACCATCAAAAGCCTTCAG GAACGAGCCGGGGTGAAGATGGTCATGATCCAAGATGGACCCCAAAACACAGGCGCAGACAAGCCACTTCGAATTTCAGGAGAGCCCTTTAAAGTTCAG CAAGCCAAAGAAATGGTCATGGAGCTGATCAGAGACCAGGGCTTCAGAGAGCAGAGGGGCGAGTATGGTTCGAGAattggaggaggtggaggaggcggcggtggtggaggaggtggtggcggcggcggcaatggaggaggaggcggaggaggagatAGCTTGGAC GTCCCCGTCCCCCGGTTTGCTGTGGGTATCGTCATTGGCAGAAATGGAGAGATGATCAAGAAGATACAGAATGACACGGGCGTCCGGATTCAGTTTAAACCAG ATGACGGCAGCACACCAGACAGAATAGCACAGATCATGGGCCCCCCTGACCAGGCTCAACACGCAGCAGAGATCATATCTGACCTGCTGAGGAGTGTTCAGGCTGGAGGACCCCCAGGacatggtggtggtggcggcggaggaggcggcggcggcggcagagGGCGTGGCCGTGGGCAGGGCAACTGGAACATggggccccctggtggcctaCAGGAGTTTACCTTCACGGTCCCAACTATGAAGACAGGCCTCATCATTGGAAAAG GTGGTGAGACAATCAAGGGCATCAGCCAACAGTCCGGAGCCAGGATTGAGCTACAGAGGAATCCTCCACCCAACGCTGATCCCAACATCAAAATGTTCACAGTCAGAGGCTCCCCCCAACAGATCGACTACGCCAGgcagctggtggaggagaaaaTCGGA ggacCAGTCACACCAATGGGCGGCCCACATGGTCCCCCTGGTCCACATGGAGGCCCAGGCCCACATGGTCCTCCTGGGCCACCTGGACCTCCCGGGGCTCCCATGGGTCCATACAACCCTGGACCATATAACCAGGGACCTCCAGGGCCACA tgGTCCTCCCGCACCTTACCAGCCTCAGGGATGGGGCAATGGCTACCCACACTGGCAGCAGGGACAACCTGATCCAA ataaagcagcagctgatgccAACGCAGCAGCGTGGGCAGCCTACTACGCTCAGTACGGACAACAGCCACAGACGCCCATGACCCCAACAAGTGGCGCTCCCGGCACAACTCAAACAAACGGCCAAg GTCAACAGAGTCAACAACCTCAGGACTACACGAAAGCCTGGGAGGAATATTACAAGAAGCAAG GTCAAGCGGCCCCTCAGGCcactgcagcagcggcagcctCCCAGCCTGGAGGCCAGCCTGACTACAGCGCTGCCTGGGCGGAGTACTACCGGCAGCAGGCTGCGTACTATGGTACAACGAGCCCTCAGGCGATGGGTGCAGCACCACAAGCCCCTCAG GGCCAGTAA
- the fubp1 gene encoding far upstream element-binding protein 1 isoform X13, whose protein sequence is MKAAILSRRAAEEDMADYSNVAPPSSNSGGGMNDAFKDALQRARQIAAKIGGDGVAAPPSNEFGYGGQKRPLEDAGGYFPMPNLNIDQPETKKVATSDAFSGMGGMGGAPRSLSEEFKVPDGMVGFIIGRGGEQISRLQQESGCKIQIAPDSGGMPDRSVTLTGPPEAIQGAKRLLSEIVEKGRPAPAFHHNDGPGMTVQEIMVPASKAGLVIGKGGETIKSLQERAGVKMVMIQDGPQNTGADKPLRISGEPFKVQQAKEMVMELIRDQGFREQRGEYGSRIGGGGGGGGGGGGGGGGGNGGGGGGGDSLDVPVPRFAVGIVIGRNGEMIKKIQNDTGVRIQFKPDDGSTPDRIAQIMGPPDQAQHAAEIISDLLRSVQAGGPPGHGGGGGGGGGGGGRGRGRGQGNWNMGPPGGLQEFTFTVPTMKTGLIIGKGGETIKGISQQSGARIELQRNPPPNADPNIKMFTVRGSPQQIDYARQLVEEKIGGPVTPMGGPHGPPGPHGGPGPHGPPGPPGPPGAPMGPYNPGPYNQGPPGPHGPPAPYQPQGWGNGYPHWQQGQPDPNVSGPDKAAADANAAAWAAYYAQYGQQPQTPMTPTSGAPGTTQTNGQGQQSQQPQDYTKAWEEYYKKQGQAAPQATAAAAASQPGGQPDYSAAWAEYYRQQAAYYGTTSPQAMGAAPQAPQGQ, encoded by the exons ATGAAAGCCGCCATCTTGTCGCGCcgagcagcagaagaagacaTGGCTGACTACAGCAACGTGGCTCCCCCGTCCTCTAACTCCGGTGGCGGGATGAACGACGCTTTTAAAGATGCTCTGCAGCGAGCACGACAG ATCGCAGCGAAGATCGGAGGCGATGGCGTCGCGGCTCCTCCATCAAATGAGTTTGGCTACGGAGGCCAGAAAAGGCCCCTGGAGGACGCTGGTGGGTATTTTCCCATGCCTAACCTGAATATCG ACCAGCCAGAGACGAAGAAAGTGGCTACAAGTGATG cCTTTTCAGGAATGGGAGGAATGGGTGGTGCCCCAAG GTCATTGTCAGAAGAGTTCAAGGTCCCAGATGGAATGGTCGGCTTCA TCATTGGAAGAGGGGGCGAACAAATATCACGTCTGCAGCAGGAATCTGGCTGTAAAATACAGATTGCCCCTG ACAGCGGTGGCATGCCAGACAGGTCGGTGACGTTAACGGGACCACCAGAAGCAATCCA GGGTGCAAAGAGACTACTATCAGAGATTGTTGAGAAGGGACGTCCAGCTCCAGCGTTCCATCACAACGACGGTCCGGGAATGACTGTTCAGGAGATCATGGTCCCTGCCTCTAAAGCCGGACTTGTCATTGGAAAGGGTGGAGAAACCATCAAAAGCCTTCAG GAACGAGCCGGGGTGAAGATGGTCATGATCCAAGATGGACCCCAAAACACAGGCGCAGACAAGCCACTTCGAATTTCAGGAGAGCCCTTTAAAGTTCAG CAAGCCAAAGAAATGGTCATGGAGCTGATCAGAGACCAGGGCTTCAGAGAGCAGAGGGGCGAGTATGGTTCGAGAattggaggaggtggaggaggcggcggtggtggaggaggtggtggcggcggcggcaatggaggaggaggcggaggaggagatAGCTTGGAC GTCCCCGTCCCCCGGTTTGCTGTGGGTATCGTCATTGGCAGAAATGGAGAGATGATCAAGAAGATACAGAATGACACGGGCGTCCGGATTCAGTTTAAACCAG ATGACGGCAGCACACCAGACAGAATAGCACAGATCATGGGCCCCCCTGACCAGGCTCAACACGCAGCAGAGATCATATCTGACCTGCTGAGGAGTGTTCAGGCTGGAGGACCCCCAGGacatggtggtggtggcggcggaggaggcggcggcggcggcagagGGCGTGGCCGTGGGCAGGGCAACTGGAACATggggccccctggtggcctaCAGGAGTTTACCTTCACGGTCCCAACTATGAAGACAGGCCTCATCATTGGAAAAG GTGGTGAGACAATCAAGGGCATCAGCCAACAGTCCGGAGCCAGGATTGAGCTACAGAGGAATCCTCCACCCAACGCTGATCCCAACATCAAAATGTTCACAGTCAGAGGCTCCCCCCAACAGATCGACTACGCCAGgcagctggtggaggagaaaaTCGGA ggacCAGTCACACCAATGGGCGGCCCACATGGTCCCCCTGGTCCACATGGAGGCCCAGGCCCACATGGTCCTCCTGGGCCACCTGGACCTCCCGGGGCTCCCATGGGTCCATACAACCCTGGACCATATAACCAGGGACCTCCAGGGCCACA tgGTCCTCCCGCACCTTACCAGCCTCAGGGATGGGGCAATGGCTACCCACACTGGCAGCAGGGACAACCTGATCCAA ACGTTTCTGGTCCAGataaagcagcagctgatgccAACGCAGCAGCGTGGGCAGCCTACTACGCTCAGTACGGACAACAGCCACAGACGCCCATGACCCCAACAAGTGGCGCTCCCGGCACAACTCAAACAAACGGCCAAg GTCAACAGAGTCAACAACCTCAGGACTACACGAAAGCCTGGGAGGAATATTACAAGAAGCAAG GTCAAGCGGCCCCTCAGGCcactgcagcagcggcagcctCCCAGCCTGGAGGCCAGCCTGACTACAGCGCTGCCTGGGCGGAGTACTACCGGCAGCAGGCTGCGTACTATGGTACAACGAGCCCTCAGGCGATGGGTGCAGCACCACAAGCCCCTCAG GGCCAGTAA
- the fubp1 gene encoding far upstream element-binding protein 1 isoform X3, with protein MKAAILSRRAAEEDMADYSNVAPPSSNSGGGMNDAFKDALQRARQIAAKIGGDGVAAPPSNEFGYGGQKRPLEDAGGYFPMPNLNIDQPETKKVATSDAFSGMGGMGGAPRSLSEEFKVPDGMVGFIIGRGGEQISRLQQESGCKIQIAPDSGGMPDRSVTLTGPPEAIQGAKRLLSEIVEKGRPAPAFHHNDGPGMTVQEIMVPASKAGLVIGKGGETIKSLQERAGVKMVMIQDGPQNTGADKPLRISGEPFKVQQAKEMVMELIRDQGFREQRGEYGSRIGGGGGGGGGGGGGGGGGNGGGGGGGDSLDVPVPRFAVGIVIGRNGEMIKKIQNDTGVRIQFKPDDGSTPDRIAQIMGPPDQAQHAAEIISDLLRSVQAGGPPGHGGGGGGGGGGGGRGRGRGQGNWNMGPPGGLQEFTFTVPTMKTGLIIGKGGETIKGISQQSGARIELQRNPPPNADPNIKMFTVRGSPQQIDYARQLVEEKIGGPVTPMGGPHGPPGPHGGPGPHGPPGPPGPPGAPMGPYNPGPYNQGPPGPHGPPAPYQPQGWGNGYPHWQQGQPDPNVSGPDKAAADANAAAWAAYYAQYGQQPQTPMTPTSGAPGTTQTNGQGDPQAAGQSGQADYSKAWEEYYKKTGQQSQQPQDYTKAWEEYYKKQGQAAPQATAAAAASQPGGQPDYSAAWAEYYRQQAAYYGTTSPQAMGAAPQAPQVHPR; from the exons ATGAAAGCCGCCATCTTGTCGCGCcgagcagcagaagaagacaTGGCTGACTACAGCAACGTGGCTCCCCCGTCCTCTAACTCCGGTGGCGGGATGAACGACGCTTTTAAAGATGCTCTGCAGCGAGCACGACAG ATCGCAGCGAAGATCGGAGGCGATGGCGTCGCGGCTCCTCCATCAAATGAGTTTGGCTACGGAGGCCAGAAAAGGCCCCTGGAGGACGCTGGTGGGTATTTTCCCATGCCTAACCTGAATATCG ACCAGCCAGAGACGAAGAAAGTGGCTACAAGTGATG cCTTTTCAGGAATGGGAGGAATGGGTGGTGCCCCAAG GTCATTGTCAGAAGAGTTCAAGGTCCCAGATGGAATGGTCGGCTTCA TCATTGGAAGAGGGGGCGAACAAATATCACGTCTGCAGCAGGAATCTGGCTGTAAAATACAGATTGCCCCTG ACAGCGGTGGCATGCCAGACAGGTCGGTGACGTTAACGGGACCACCAGAAGCAATCCA GGGTGCAAAGAGACTACTATCAGAGATTGTTGAGAAGGGACGTCCAGCTCCAGCGTTCCATCACAACGACGGTCCGGGAATGACTGTTCAGGAGATCATGGTCCCTGCCTCTAAAGCCGGACTTGTCATTGGAAAGGGTGGAGAAACCATCAAAAGCCTTCAG GAACGAGCCGGGGTGAAGATGGTCATGATCCAAGATGGACCCCAAAACACAGGCGCAGACAAGCCACTTCGAATTTCAGGAGAGCCCTTTAAAGTTCAG CAAGCCAAAGAAATGGTCATGGAGCTGATCAGAGACCAGGGCTTCAGAGAGCAGAGGGGCGAGTATGGTTCGAGAattggaggaggtggaggaggcggcggtggtggaggaggtggtggcggcggcggcaatggaggaggaggcggaggaggagatAGCTTGGAC GTCCCCGTCCCCCGGTTTGCTGTGGGTATCGTCATTGGCAGAAATGGAGAGATGATCAAGAAGATACAGAATGACACGGGCGTCCGGATTCAGTTTAAACCAG ATGACGGCAGCACACCAGACAGAATAGCACAGATCATGGGCCCCCCTGACCAGGCTCAACACGCAGCAGAGATCATATCTGACCTGCTGAGGAGTGTTCAGGCTGGAGGACCCCCAGGacatggtggtggtggcggcggaggaggcggcggcggcggcagagGGCGTGGCCGTGGGCAGGGCAACTGGAACATggggccccctggtggcctaCAGGAGTTTACCTTCACGGTCCCAACTATGAAGACAGGCCTCATCATTGGAAAAG GTGGTGAGACAATCAAGGGCATCAGCCAACAGTCCGGAGCCAGGATTGAGCTACAGAGGAATCCTCCACCCAACGCTGATCCCAACATCAAAATGTTCACAGTCAGAGGCTCCCCCCAACAGATCGACTACGCCAGgcagctggtggaggagaaaaTCGGA ggacCAGTCACACCAATGGGCGGCCCACATGGTCCCCCTGGTCCACATGGAGGCCCAGGCCCACATGGTCCTCCTGGGCCACCTGGACCTCCCGGGGCTCCCATGGGTCCATACAACCCTGGACCATATAACCAGGGACCTCCAGGGCCACA tgGTCCTCCCGCACCTTACCAGCCTCAGGGATGGGGCAATGGCTACCCACACTGGCAGCAGGGACAACCTGATCCAA ACGTTTCTGGTCCAGataaagcagcagctgatgccAACGCAGCAGCGTGGGCAGCCTACTACGCTCAGTACGGACAACAGCCACAGACGCCCATGACCCCAACAAGTGGCGCTCCCGGCACAACTCAAACAAACGGCCAAg GTGACCCACAggctgcaggtcagagtggacAGGCAGATTACTCCAAGGCCTGGGAGGAATATTACAAGAAAACTG GTCAACAGAGTCAACAACCTCAGGACTACACGAAAGCCTGGGAGGAATATTACAAGAAGCAAG GTCAAGCGGCCCCTCAGGCcactgcagcagcggcagcctCCCAGCCTGGAGGCCAGCCTGACTACAGCGCTGCCTGGGCGGAGTACTACCGGCAGCAGGCTGCGTACTATGGTACAACGAGCCCTCAGGCGATGGGTGCAGCACCACAAGCCCCTCAGGTACACCCCCGATAA